In the Haloferula helveola genome, one interval contains:
- a CDS encoding phosphatase PAP2 family protein yields MFEAITPDLSIVIFTLKHRFDRVRPTFLHTKLGHLFPVPDHPAYPSGHSTQAFTIAYLLKELDPANADTYLKDALRIARNREIAGFHYPSDTGAGRVAARKFVDVLLSNAEFKALLEAAREEW; encoded by the coding sequence ATGTTCGAGGCGATCACGCCCGACCTGAGCATCGTCATCTTCACGCTCAAGCACCGCTTCGATCGCGTCCGGCCGACCTTCCTCCACACCAAGCTCGGCCATCTTTTTCCCGTCCCTGACCATCCGGCCTACCCGAGTGGCCACAGCACCCAGGCTTTCACGATCGCCTATCTCCTGAAGGAACTCGATCCGGCGAATGCCGACACCTACCTCAAGGACGCGTTACGCATCGCCCGCAATCGGGAGATCGCCGGCTTTCACTATCCCAGCGACACCGGGGCGGGACGGGTCGCCGCGCGCAAGTTCGTCGACGTCCTGCTCTCGAATGCCGAATTCAAGGCGCTGCTCGAAGCCGCCCGCGAGGAGTGGTGA
- a CDS encoding ROK family protein yields MIAGIEMGGTKTVVAVGEANGSVIEEFRYPTTDGPETFATAIDWLGKRGVPSAIGVAAFGPVSVGRDRPDFGSMLATPKPGWAGFSITGALGEAFPEARVELETDVNAAALAEADGLEDLVYITIGTGIGGGVLSGGKLVHGVLHPEFGHWLPRRADGDDFAGVCPFHADCLEGMASGPAIAKRWGKEAKDLPAGHQAWEFETHYLAQAVMTLLATVNPARVVIGGGVSQAEGFHEQVEAKVREWANGYFPALDENKPFVVPPKYEQQAGIRGALLLVGQ; encoded by the coding sequence ATGATCGCTGGCATTGAGATGGGGGGCACGAAAACCGTGGTGGCCGTGGGTGAGGCGAACGGCTCGGTTATCGAGGAATTCCGCTATCCGACGACCGACGGCCCCGAGACCTTCGCCACGGCGATCGACTGGCTGGGCAAGCGCGGCGTGCCGTCGGCGATCGGAGTTGCGGCCTTCGGGCCGGTGAGTGTCGGTCGCGACCGGCCGGATTTCGGCAGCATGCTGGCGACCCCCAAGCCGGGCTGGGCCGGATTCTCGATCACCGGGGCGTTGGGCGAGGCATTTCCCGAGGCGCGGGTGGAGCTGGAGACCGACGTCAACGCGGCCGCGCTGGCCGAGGCCGACGGCTTGGAGGATCTGGTTTACATCACGATCGGGACGGGCATCGGCGGAGGTGTGCTGAGTGGCGGCAAGCTGGTGCACGGCGTCCTACATCCCGAATTCGGCCACTGGCTGCCGCGGCGGGCGGACGGTGATGATTTCGCCGGCGTGTGTCCGTTCCACGCCGACTGCCTCGAGGGCATGGCCAGCGGGCCGGCGATCGCCAAACGCTGGGGCAAGGAGGCCAAGGACCTGCCGGCGGGACATCAAGCGTGGGAGTTCGAGACGCATTATCTGGCGCAGGCGGTGATGACCCTCCTGGCGACCGTCAATCCGGCCCGCGTGGTGATCGGCGGCGGGGTTTCGCAGGCCGAAGGTTTTCACGAGCAGGTCGAAGCCAAGGTCCGCGAGTGGGCGAATGGGTATTTCCCGGCGCTCGATGAGAACAAACCTTTCGTGGTCCCTCCGAAGTATGAGCAGCAAGCTGGAATCCGCGGCGCGTTGCTGTTGGTCGGGCAGTGA
- the fbaA gene encoding class II fructose-bisphosphate aldolase — protein sequence MPVATPEQYRAMLDAAQKGGYAYPAINVTSLPTINGALKAFAEAKSDGIIQVSTGGGQFASGTSVNDAAFGAIVLAEAVHRLAEKYDILVALHTDHCHPEKVEGFLKPLLQASRERIAEGKGPLFQSHMFDGSVVPLDENLKISKELLKECAELDIILEVEAGCVGGEEDGHDTSGLPAEKLYTTPEDMVEVYEALNPIGRFLFAATFGNVHGAYKPGAVKLKPTILRDGQKAVTDKYGAEAEMDLVFHGGSGTSSEDLQETLDYGVVKMNIDTDTQYAFTRPIVTHICENIEGVLKIDGEVGAKKVYDPRSYLKKAEVSLSARMVQACDELKSTGNTIYGK from the coding sequence ATGCCAGTCGCCACTCCCGAACAGTACCGCGCCATGCTCGATGCCGCCCAGAAAGGCGGCTACGCGTATCCGGCCATCAATGTCACCTCGCTGCCGACCATCAACGGCGCCCTGAAGGCCTTCGCCGAAGCGAAGTCCGACGGCATCATCCAGGTCTCGACCGGCGGCGGCCAGTTCGCTTCCGGCACCTCGGTCAATGACGCCGCCTTCGGCGCGATCGTGCTCGCGGAGGCCGTCCACCGGCTCGCCGAGAAATACGACATTCTCGTCGCCCTCCACACCGACCACTGCCACCCGGAAAAGGTCGAAGGTTTCCTCAAGCCGCTGCTGCAGGCCTCGCGCGAGCGGATCGCCGAAGGCAAGGGCCCGCTCTTCCAGAGCCACATGTTCGACGGCTCGGTGGTGCCGCTCGACGAGAACCTCAAGATCTCGAAGGAACTCCTCAAGGAGTGCGCCGAACTCGACATCATCCTCGAAGTCGAAGCCGGCTGCGTCGGTGGTGAGGAAGACGGTCACGACACCTCCGGCCTGCCTGCCGAAAAGCTCTACACGACTCCCGAGGACATGGTGGAGGTTTACGAAGCGCTGAATCCGATCGGCCGCTTCCTCTTCGCCGCCACCTTCGGCAATGTCCACGGCGCCTACAAGCCGGGCGCGGTGAAGCTCAAGCCGACCATCCTCCGCGACGGACAGAAGGCGGTGACCGACAAATACGGCGCCGAAGCCGAGATGGACCTCGTTTTCCACGGTGGCTCCGGCACGTCCAGCGAGGACCTTCAGGAGACCCTCGACTACGGCGTCGTGAAGATGAACATCGACACCGACACCCAGTACGCATTCACCCGCCCGATCGTCACCCACATCTGCGAGAACATCGAAGGCGTTCTCAAGATCGACGGTGAAGTTGGAGCCAAGAAGGTCTACGACCCGCGCTCCTACCTCAAGAAGGCCGAAGTCAGCCTCAGCGCCCGCATGGTCCAGGCCTGCGACGAACTCAAGTCGACCGGCAACACGATCTACGGCAAATAG
- a CDS encoding serine/threonine-protein kinase: MNDERSDHETPGEPPVSDGIDAKAAFELGAGSTLPGVPASWSPPEPETLDPLFPNYRIVSLVGRGGMGAVYRGVQESLDREVAIKVLPPEMAEVDPSFAERFQREAKSMARLDHPNIVRVHDFGRTSAGHWFIVMEFVDGMDFHQLIRSGELDVTGALDAVSQICDALEYAHGMGYVHRDIKPENIFINRKGVLKVGDFGLAKLIEGDPAGAPQPSLTLTGASMGTPFYCAPEQMEGRETDHRADIYSLGVMLYEMLTRELPRGNFPPPSRKAGVDARLDEVVMRAMESERDRRYPSAGEMRTDVDAVRTSPPAPPKNPNPDASPMNTTTAPVSTVSVPSEQRSNAKVFGVIGLICFILAILSPLVVMLVASSVKLPTVVLLLASPLLLLLSLIFGIIGWKHVTGKIAVIGSICLGFLSVVIGVISIYFFSLKPTVVSDGPMDRTMEAERVESIEFLPDPE; the protein is encoded by the coding sequence ATGAACGACGAACGGTCAGATCACGAAACTCCGGGAGAGCCGCCTGTTTCCGACGGAATCGACGCCAAGGCGGCCTTCGAGCTTGGAGCGGGATCGACGCTTCCGGGGGTTCCCGCTTCATGGTCACCGCCCGAACCGGAGACACTGGACCCGTTGTTTCCCAACTACCGGATCGTCTCCCTTGTCGGCCGGGGCGGGATGGGTGCGGTTTACCGCGGCGTGCAGGAAAGCCTCGATCGCGAGGTTGCGATCAAGGTGCTGCCGCCGGAGATGGCCGAGGTCGACCCGAGCTTTGCCGAGCGTTTCCAGAGGGAAGCGAAGTCGATGGCACGGCTCGACCACCCGAACATCGTCCGGGTGCACGATTTCGGCCGGACGAGTGCCGGTCACTGGTTCATCGTGATGGAGTTCGTCGATGGCATGGACTTCCACCAGCTCATCCGCTCCGGGGAACTCGACGTGACCGGAGCCCTCGATGCGGTAAGTCAGATCTGTGATGCCCTCGAGTATGCCCACGGCATGGGATATGTGCATCGCGACATCAAACCGGAGAACATCTTCATCAACCGGAAGGGTGTGCTGAAGGTCGGTGATTTCGGATTGGCCAAACTGATCGAGGGGGATCCTGCGGGTGCCCCGCAACCGTCGCTCACGCTCACCGGAGCCTCGATGGGCACGCCGTTCTACTGCGCTCCCGAGCAGATGGAGGGTCGGGAGACCGATCATCGCGCCGACATCTACAGCCTCGGCGTGATGCTTTACGAGATGCTCACCCGTGAGCTGCCTCGCGGGAATTTTCCGCCTCCCTCCCGCAAGGCCGGGGTCGATGCGAGACTCGACGAAGTGGTGATGCGCGCCATGGAGAGCGAGCGCGACCGCCGATATCCAAGTGCGGGTGAGATGCGCACCGATGTGGACGCCGTCCGAACATCGCCACCCGCTCCACCAAAGAATCCCAACCCCGATGCAAGCCCTATGAATACGACCACCGCTCCCGTCTCCACCGTCTCCGTCCCTTCCGAGCAGCGCTCCAATGCCAAGGTCTTTGGAGTCATCGGACTGATCTGTTTCATCCTGGCGATCCTCTCGCCGCTGGTGGTGATGCTCGTTGCATCGTCCGTCAAACTACCCACGGTGGTACTGCTCCTCGCGTCACCGCTTTTGCTCCTTCTCTCCCTGATCTTCGGGATCATCGGATGGAAGCATGTGACCGGAAAGATCGCCGTGATCGGGTCGATCTGCCTCGGTTTCCTCAGTGTCGTGATCGGGGTGATCTCCATCTACTTCTTCTCGCTGAAGCCCACAGTCGTGAGCGATGGACCGATGGATCGGACCATGGAGGCCGAACGAGTCGAGAGCATCGAATTCCTTCCCGATCCCGAGTGA
- a CDS encoding discoidin domain-containing protein yields the protein MPTSSRYLLTLLLAAAALAPAARAASWSGDPGPWGTGPMDAAVQTWNDYSTYGYNFPVYYDSGIPTAQANYLGSIGFGGQGNYRVAMHESAHWLGTGSVFEWDAHQRFGVWNGTYAVNLRRAYDGPGERQFIYGVHYGPDGANYDEEGVNGPRFVGTVGAFRRDMNLGGGDQTIGIASGNYRLRQRVAVKMLENASSGAEGAQPTQDANNSGDSQLWNVSLQLGTPYFTIQNVAGGKYLDSLGATGNGSPVGLTSLAGGIPSDSQLWQIIQTDSFFFKIVNKANGKGLDNLGATGDGEGISQWDAAGNFSWNQHWTFLNALPQTVADPAVVSQGRPVTSSSTEANHYDNKGNNGVAADRWTAADASYPQWWRVDTGIVQPITRVEIDWFKDGSPAFQYQIEVSNNDSDWTVVADRTSNGVSGTTVDPLTGVSGRFVRVTVTGVNFGGYFAAFYECRVFNENTPLKNLSQFRPTSASTEQVGNLAVNANDVDPVFTRWCADSSGYPAWWQVDLGSVRQVNRAVIAWFDDGARSYQYRIEGSTDGTNFTTLADRTGNTDPYTTADEFSGSARYVRIMVTGGSADWPSIYDAQIFGATALDPTDLAGTVVGEDVSLSWTAAAGATGYQVKRSTTKGGPYLPVGSEVVGTGFVDDTVSPGTVYYYVVTAKSGTEEGGTSGEVRVTTPGTLALWDFEDGVAGQSFTPTGQPNGSGGSVDTVSGILMRGYDTYAGPTWTSAAPPNGDGLAMLNADNHQDGYVTEGVLHGWSPEEWTIECTVFLESLTGWNTFIGRDGASHGEPESDFYLQNSDGDDRFRVSIETVGGQRWILDGNYTVEANTWYALAARSDGSTLSLWLDDGTGYQQIGSLDITAQSVADNALPASDFAWTFGRGWFGGGLTDHIDGGMDNIRFTDGALGPEEMIPLVLLTPEQQWRLDHFGTTENVGDAADDADPDGDGWINADERDAGTDPNDRGSNLRFTSLSPSGADYVLVFPSVVGRIYTVEYSDNLGAASWQPVLTAGVPAIDLVGTGGPIQVIDSGGAGHGRRFYRISVGP from the coding sequence ATGCCGACTTCATCTCGATATCTCCTGACACTTCTCCTGGCTGCCGCTGCTTTGGCTCCGGCAGCCCGGGCGGCTTCGTGGAGTGGTGATCCGGGTCCGTGGGGGACGGGTCCGATGGATGCGGCGGTCCAGACGTGGAACGATTATTCAACTTACGGCTACAACTTCCCGGTCTACTACGATTCTGGTATTCCCACCGCCCAAGCGAACTATCTGGGATCGATTGGCTTCGGAGGGCAGGGCAACTACCGGGTCGCGATGCATGAGTCGGCGCACTGGCTGGGAACCGGCTCGGTGTTTGAATGGGATGCCCACCAGCGCTTCGGCGTCTGGAATGGGACCTATGCGGTGAATCTGCGTCGCGCCTACGATGGTCCGGGCGAGCGACAGTTCATCTACGGCGTCCATTACGGGCCGGACGGTGCGAACTACGACGAAGAGGGAGTCAATGGCCCGCGCTTTGTCGGGACGGTCGGGGCCTTCCGGCGTGACATGAATCTCGGCGGTGGCGACCAGACGATCGGCATCGCCTCCGGCAACTACCGGCTGCGACAGCGCGTGGCGGTGAAAATGCTGGAGAACGCCAGCTCGGGAGCCGAAGGAGCGCAGCCGACGCAAGACGCGAACAACTCGGGCGACTCGCAGCTTTGGAATGTCTCCCTGCAGCTCGGCACCCCCTATTTCACGATTCAGAACGTGGCCGGTGGCAAGTATCTCGATTCGCTCGGAGCCACCGGTAACGGATCGCCTGTGGGTCTGACCTCGCTGGCCGGCGGCATTCCGTCCGACAGCCAGTTGTGGCAAATCATCCAGACCGACTCGTTCTTCTTCAAGATCGTCAACAAGGCGAATGGCAAGGGTCTCGACAATCTCGGCGCCACCGGCGACGGCGAGGGGATTTCCCAATGGGATGCGGCCGGGAACTTCAGCTGGAACCAGCACTGGACCTTCCTCAACGCGCTTCCGCAGACGGTCGCCGATCCCGCGGTGGTTTCCCAAGGGCGGCCGGTGACATCGAGTTCGACCGAAGCCAACCATTACGACAACAAGGGCAACAACGGGGTCGCGGCTGACCGCTGGACCGCGGCTGACGCGTCCTACCCGCAATGGTGGCGCGTCGATACCGGGATCGTCCAGCCGATCACCCGTGTGGAGATCGATTGGTTCAAGGACGGCTCGCCGGCATTCCAGTATCAGATCGAGGTCAGCAACAACGACTCCGACTGGACGGTGGTGGCCGACCGAACCTCCAACGGCGTCTCCGGAACGACGGTTGATCCGCTCACCGGCGTCAGTGGCAGATTCGTGCGCGTCACCGTGACCGGTGTGAACTTCGGTGGCTACTTCGCCGCGTTTTACGAGTGCCGGGTCTTCAATGAGAACACGCCGCTGAAGAATCTCTCGCAGTTCCGCCCGACCAGTGCCAGCACTGAGCAGGTCGGGAATCTCGCGGTGAATGCCAACGACGTGGATCCGGTGTTCACCCGCTGGTGTGCCGACTCCTCCGGGTATCCGGCGTGGTGGCAGGTCGATCTCGGCTCGGTCCGGCAGGTCAATCGGGCGGTCATCGCATGGTTCGATGATGGTGCCCGGTCGTATCAGTACCGCATCGAAGGCAGCACCGACGGGACCAACTTCACCACCCTCGCCGACCGGACGGGAAATACCGATCCCTACACCACGGCGGACGAGTTTTCCGGTTCCGCCCGCTACGTGCGGATCATGGTCACGGGAGGAAGCGCGGATTGGCCGAGCATCTACGACGCTCAGATCTTCGGTGCCACCGCGCTGGATCCGACCGATCTCGCCGGCACGGTCGTGGGTGAAGATGTTTCCCTGAGTTGGACCGCCGCGGCGGGCGCCACCGGCTATCAGGTCAAACGCTCGACCACGAAAGGGGGGCCTTACCTGCCAGTGGGGAGCGAGGTGGTGGGAACCGGCTTTGTCGACGACACCGTTTCGCCCGGCACGGTTTACTACTACGTGGTCACCGCGAAGAGCGGAACCGAGGAAGGCGGGACATCGGGCGAGGTGCGGGTGACGACTCCCGGAACTCTCGCGCTGTGGGACTTTGAAGACGGAGTTGCCGGACAGTCGTTCACACCGACCGGGCAGCCGAACGGCTCGGGCGGGTCGGTGGACACCGTGAGCGGCATTCTGATGCGTGGCTACGATACATATGCGGGTCCGACGTGGACGTCCGCGGCGCCTCCGAATGGGGACGGTCTGGCCATGCTCAATGCCGACAACCATCAGGACGGATATGTGACCGAAGGCGTGCTGCACGGGTGGTCACCTGAGGAATGGACGATCGAGTGCACCGTTTTTCTCGAAAGCCTGACGGGGTGGAACACCTTCATCGGTCGCGACGGTGCAAGCCACGGCGAACCCGAGTCCGACTTCTATCTGCAGAATAGCGATGGCGACGACCGTTTTCGGGTCAGTATCGAGACCGTCGGTGGGCAACGCTGGATTCTCGATGGCAATTATACGGTCGAAGCCAACACCTGGTACGCCCTTGCCGCCCGCAGCGACGGATCGACGCTTTCGCTCTGGCTGGACGACGGCACCGGCTACCAGCAGATCGGGTCGTTGGACATCACCGCGCAGAGTGTGGCCGACAACGCGTTGCCGGCGTCGGACTTCGCTTGGACATTCGGTCGCGGCTGGTTCGGGGGCGGCTTGACCGATCACATCGATGGGGGCATGGACAACATCCGGTTTACGGATGGTGCGCTCGGGCCGGAGGAGATGATCCCTCTCGTGCTGCTGACTCCCGAGCAGCAGTGGCGACTCGATCATTTCGGAACGACCGAGAACGTCGGTGACGCGGCCGACGATGCCGATCCGGACGGTGACGGATGGATCAATGCCGACGAGCGGGATGCCGGGACCGATCCGAACGATCGGGGCAGCAATCTCAGGTTCACTTCGCTGTCGCCGAGCGGCGCCGACTACGTCCTGGTCTTTCCGTCGGTCGTTGGCCGGATCTACACGGTCGAGTACTCGGACAATCTCGGTGCGGCGAGTTGGCAACCGGTCCTGACGGCTGGAGTGCCGGCCATCGACCTTGTCGGAACCGGTGGTCCCATTCAGGTGATTGATTCCGGCGGTGCCGGGCATGGCCGCAGGTTCTACCGGATTTCGGTAGGGCCTTGA
- a CDS encoding LamG-like jellyroll fold domain-containing protein — MKTHHCPQPLRAQARLLAIGLAAAGSALLGVASALDIPGGVQTYDTLPGVTVTLEGRSELRITGSGDPIAGSTIHLNSPDSWVVLTGLKPADVASGQLGKFRVDGAAADPSSNVRVVQYGGGTIIIPHGPDFRPLTVFDGVSFTGNSRTLRQYTNYGWQELGAFNDAITSFKLKRGYMATFASEPNGAGITRNYVAADGDLEIGRIHRDLNNATSFVRVFPWRWVSKKGTCDTSPDALNAAWNYNWNINSQSTSNWEYVAIKQQRWWPSLNQDWRARGVNHVSGFNEPDNSVEDAYTTLGDGSRDVAVSVWPELMGTGLRVGAPAVTDGGLWWLEDFMNKANTAGHRVDYVPVHYYRSYWNKDDPVGAANQLYNFLKQVHDMTGLPVWVTEFNNGANWTDNAHDPNTDQNRNAIEAMINRMDSTWWIERYAIYSDVEWFRRTHYDDGSLTPMGAMYRDHQSPIGYQQVVPSAGMSAAAEYDFDGDLRDRLFNGNDGMAVGAPQFVPGKTGEAISLDGQHDYVQLAEPLGDSNDFTFAGWVNWNGGGNWQRIFDFGNGGTDNYVFLTPKSSGNTMSFTIRQNGVDQKVETPTLPAVGAWTHVAVTISDTTAKIFVNGQLKATNSSFTLDPGALQTNFNYLGKSQWPQDPLFGGKLDSLRFHTYALSDAEVAGLAAATPPSFAASRYTDTATTRLPYTGSLAAAVSGGSGGLTFSKVIGPAWLTVAPDGTLSGVPGIGDVGMVPTLVRVTDSAGEFSTTTLEVTVGEPAGLVARYAFDGNATSNPGTLHGTTSGSPAYATGVNGSAIDLDGADDFVTLPEGVADLDEITIASWFRRDSTAGWQRLFDFGTGTDRYMFLSPRSGGGSVNIHFGIKNGGPEQSLVTPALPTGQWVHVAVTLGGGQGKLYVNGALADSKAISIKPSDFPHETNYIGKSQWPDPLFDGKVDEFLIFNHVLDATAIGQLANSAQRPPAFSVDPINKPAATPDLAYQDSIGGSATDPNGGTGLTFSKVGGPRWLTVDPDGRISGVPSHADAGTNRFVVRVTDPAGYIAEVTMTIVVSAPPGLLAHYQFDGNAVDSAGGYHGTTFGGPGYIGAGTGQALDLDGADDFATLPSGMMNGTSDVTFAARVRWDGGGDWQRLFDFGTGTGAYFFLTPKTGPFLRFTIKNGGGEQQLNALALQVGEWADVVVTLVGNTGSLYVNGVLVDSQPISIDPGQVAPTQNFLGDSQFGADPFFNGAIDEFRIYNRGLSAAEVASLTVPLDPVIVPVSDYDAWTGPIAFPVGKDLPEIDADLDGLANVFEFLFGSNPLAPGPNSLPQGVVRSAAEMGLAGDKHYLTISARVRTDRNGVALIAEAGATPSELSLPAATAHAIPVGAPVPDGDFEILTWRYDVAIEDSPSGRGFMRLRAEVDE; from the coding sequence GTGAAAACCCATCACTGCCCGCAACCGCTCCGAGCGCAAGCGCGGCTCCTCGCCATCGGCCTCGCCGCGGCAGGGAGCGCGCTGCTCGGGGTCGCATCCGCCCTCGACATCCCGGGAGGCGTCCAGACCTACGATACCCTGCCGGGTGTCACCGTGACCTTGGAGGGCCGGTCGGAGCTGCGCATCACGGGTTCGGGAGATCCGATCGCCGGCTCGACGATTCACCTGAACTCGCCGGACTCGTGGGTTGTGCTGACCGGTTTGAAACCCGCCGATGTGGCTTCCGGCCAACTTGGGAAGTTCCGGGTCGATGGTGCGGCGGCCGATCCCAGCTCGAATGTCCGGGTGGTGCAGTATGGCGGAGGAACGATCATCATTCCCCACGGTCCGGACTTCCGGCCGTTGACGGTGTTCGACGGGGTTTCGTTCACCGGGAATTCCAGGACGTTGCGTCAGTACACCAACTACGGGTGGCAGGAACTTGGCGCATTCAACGACGCCATCACTTCCTTCAAGCTGAAGCGCGGCTACATGGCGACTTTCGCCAGCGAACCGAACGGTGCCGGAATCACCCGCAACTACGTCGCGGCGGATGGTGACCTCGAAATCGGTCGGATCCATCGTGATCTCAACAACGCGACAAGTTTCGTGCGGGTCTTCCCGTGGCGTTGGGTGAGCAAGAAGGGGACTTGCGACACCAGCCCGGACGCGCTGAACGCGGCCTGGAACTACAACTGGAACATCAACTCCCAATCGACCTCCAACTGGGAGTATGTGGCGATCAAGCAGCAGCGCTGGTGGCCAAGCCTCAATCAGGACTGGAGGGCGCGCGGAGTGAACCATGTGTCAGGATTCAACGAGCCGGACAATTCGGTGGAAGATGCCTACACAACCCTTGGTGACGGCTCACGGGACGTTGCGGTGTCGGTCTGGCCGGAACTGATGGGCACCGGCCTGCGCGTCGGTGCGCCGGCGGTGACCGATGGCGGCCTCTGGTGGCTTGAGGATTTCATGAACAAGGCGAACACCGCCGGCCATCGCGTCGATTACGTTCCCGTCCACTACTACCGCTCCTACTGGAACAAGGACGACCCGGTGGGAGCCGCCAACCAACTCTACAACTTCCTCAAGCAGGTCCACGACATGACCGGGCTTCCGGTCTGGGTGACGGAGTTCAACAACGGGGCGAACTGGACCGACAACGCCCACGATCCGAACACCGATCAGAACCGCAATGCGATCGAGGCGATGATCAACCGCATGGACTCGACGTGGTGGATCGAGCGCTACGCGATCTACAGCGATGTCGAGTGGTTCCGCCGGACCCACTACGACGACGGCAGCCTCACACCGATGGGTGCCATGTACCGCGACCACCAGTCGCCGATCGGGTATCAACAGGTCGTTCCCTCGGCCGGTATGTCGGCGGCGGCCGAGTACGACTTCGACGGCGATCTCCGCGACCGCCTGTTCAATGGCAACGACGGCATGGCCGTCGGGGCTCCGCAGTTCGTTCCCGGGAAGACCGGCGAGGCGATCTCGTTGGACGGCCAGCATGATTACGTCCAACTCGCCGAGCCGCTGGGTGACAGCAACGACTTCACCTTCGCCGGCTGGGTCAATTGGAACGGCGGCGGCAACTGGCAGCGGATCTTCGATTTCGGCAATGGTGGAACCGACAACTATGTGTTCCTCACGCCGAAGTCGTCGGGCAACACCATGTCGTTCACGATCCGACAGAACGGGGTCGACCAGAAAGTCGAGACTCCAACTCTGCCGGCGGTCGGTGCCTGGACCCACGTGGCGGTGACGATTTCCGACACGACCGCGAAGATTTTCGTCAACGGCCAGCTCAAGGCGACCAACTCGTCCTTCACCCTCGATCCGGGGGCTCTCCAAACCAACTTCAACTACCTCGGCAAGAGCCAGTGGCCGCAGGATCCACTCTTCGGTGGCAAGCTCGACAGCCTGCGATTCCATACCTATGCGCTCAGCGACGCGGAGGTGGCGGGTCTTGCCGCGGCGACTCCTCCGTCTTTCGCCGCCTCGCGCTACACCGACACCGCGACCACGCGCTTGCCTTACACCGGTAGCCTCGCGGCTGCGGTCAGTGGCGGCTCCGGAGGACTCACCTTCAGCAAGGTGATCGGCCCGGCATGGCTCACGGTTGCCCCGGACGGGACTCTCAGCGGAGTTCCGGGTATCGGCGATGTGGGCATGGTGCCGACGCTGGTTCGGGTGACGGACAGCGCCGGCGAGTTCAGCACAACGACGCTAGAGGTGACAGTCGGGGAGCCGGCCGGGTTGGTCGCTCGCTACGCGTTCGACGGCAATGCGACTTCGAATCCAGGCACGCTGCACGGAACGACCAGTGGATCGCCGGCCTACGCCACGGGAGTGAATGGCTCGGCCATCGACCTCGATGGTGCCGACGACTTCGTGACCCTTCCGGAAGGCGTGGCGGACTTGGACGAGATCACGATCGCCTCGTGGTTCCGTCGCGACTCGACCGCCGGATGGCAGCGCCTGTTCGACTTCGGCACCGGCACCGACCGCTACATGTTCCTCAGTCCGAGGTCCGGGGGTGGATCGGTGAACATCCACTTCGGAATCAAGAACGGCGGCCCCGAACAAAGCCTTGTCACTCCCGCGTTGCCGACCGGGCAGTGGGTGCATGTCGCGGTGACGCTGGGTGGCGGTCAGGGGAAGCTTTACGTCAACGGCGCATTGGCCGACTCCAAGGCAATCTCGATCAAGCCCAGCGATTTTCCACACGAAACGAACTACATCGGGAAGAGCCAGTGGCCGGATCCCCTGTTCGACGGGAAGGTCGACGAGTTCCTGATCTTCAACCATGTGCTCGACGCCACGGCGATCGGCCAACTGGCGAACTCCGCCCAGCGGCCACCAGCTTTCTCGGTGGATCCGATCAACAAACCCGCCGCCACACCGGATCTGGCGTATCAGGATTCGATCGGTGGCAGCGCCACCGATCCCAACGGCGGCACTGGACTCACCTTCTCGAAGGTCGGAGGCCCTCGCTGGCTGACCGTCGACCCGGACGGCCGAATTTCCGGCGTGCCCTCCCATGCCGATGCCGGGACCAACCGTTTCGTCGTGCGTGTGACCGACCCGGCCGGATACATCGCGGAGGTCACGATGACGATTGTGGTCAGCGCCCCGCCCGGCCTGCTCGCGCACTACCAGTTCGATGGCAACGCGGTTGATTCGGCGGGTGGATATCACGGAACGACATTCGGTGGCCCGGGCTACATCGGGGCCGGTACCGGTCAGGCGCTTGACCTCGATGGAGCGGACGACTTCGCGACCTTGCCTTCGGGCATGATGAACGGCACCAGCGACGTCACGTTTGCCGCGCGCGTTCGGTGGGACGGCGGCGGTGACTGGCAACGGCTCTTCGACTTCGGCACCGGAACCGGTGCCTATTTTTTCCTGACCCCGAAGACCGGCCCGTTCCTTCGCTTCACGATCAAGAATGGAGGTGGTGAGCAGCAGCTCAACGCGCTTGCGCTCCAGGTCGGCGAGTGGGCGGATGTCGTGGTGACCTTGGTTGGCAACACCGGCTCGCTATACGTTAACGGAGTGTTGGTCGACAGCCAGCCAATCTCGATCGATCCCGGACAGGTGGCACCGACTCAAAACTTTCTCGGCGACAGCCAGTTCGGCGCGGATCCGTTTTTCAATGGCGCGATCGATGAATTCCGGATCTACAACCGGGGCCTCTCTGCCGCGGAGGTGGCGTCACTGACCGTTCCGCTGGATCCGGTGATTGTTCCGGTTTCCGATTACGATGCTTGGACCGGTCCGATCGCGTTCCCCGTCGGCAAGGATTTGCCGGAGATCGACGCGGATCTCGACGGCCTCGCCAATGTCTTCGAATTCCTTTTTGGAAGTAATCCGCTCGCCCCCGGTCCGAACTCGTTGCCGCAAGGTGTGGTGCGGAGCGCGGCCGAGATGGGTCTCGCCGGCGACAAGCACTACCTCACGATCAGTGCCCGCGTGCGAACGGACCGAAACGGCGTGGCGCTCATTGCCGAAGCCGGCGCGACCCCGTCGGAATTGTCGCTCCCTGCGGCGACCGCCCACGCGATCCCGGTCGGTGCTCCGGTACCGGATGGCGACTTCGAAATCCTCACTTGGCGTTACGACGTCGCGATCGAAGATTCACCGAGTGGCCGCGGCTTCATGCGTCTCCGTGCGGAGGTGGATGAGTGA